From Blattabacterium cuenoti:
AAAAATTATTAAGATCTTTTCTTGTGTTAATAATATTAAAATTTACATTTTTTAAAATTTGAATAATATTTTTATTATTATTTAATAAATAAGCTCTAGGAGAAATATCTACAATAATAATTTTTTTAGGAATCAATGGATAACTTAAAGAAAAATGCATTACTGCTTTCCCCCCCATAGAATGACCTAACATGATAATATTTTTTAATTTATAATGATTTATATATTTTAATATATCTTTAGATATAAGATCATAATTCATTTCTTTTGAAGAAAAACTATTTCCATGATTTCTTATATCTACTAAATGTACTTGATAATTTTTAGAAAATTTTTTAGCAAAAGAAATCCAATTATCTCCATTTCCAAATAAACCATGAAAAACTAAAATAGGTAATCCATTTCCAAAAATTTTAGAATATAAAATCATAATTTTTAATTATCTTTTATATAAAATTGGTTAATTTTTTTTAAATACATTTGAATTGTCTTTTCTAATCCCATATAAATAGAATCACTAATTAAAGAATGTCCTATAGAAACTTCAACGATATTTGGTATTTTTTTTATTAAAAATGAAATATTTTCTAAATTTAAATCATGTCCAGCGTTTATTAATAAATGATGTTTATTTGCTTCTTTTGCAGTAATAATATAAGGATTTATACTATTCAATTTATTATTAGCATATCCTAAAGAAAAAGGACCAGTATATAATTCTATTCTATCTGCACCTATTTTAGCTACAGATGAAACTAATTTTGGATTAGGATCTAAAAAAATAGAAGTACGAATTCCAATATTTTTTAATTGATGTACTTTTTCAGTTAAAAAATTTTTATAACGAATAGTATTCCATCCTGAATTTGAAGTAATAGCATTAATTGAATCAGGTACCAATGTAACTTGATCTGGTACAACATCTAATACTAATTTCATAAATTTATCAATAGGATTCCCTTCAATATTTAATTCTGTGGTAATAATTGAATGAATATCATAAACATCTTTATAAGTAATATGTCTTTCATCAGGACGGGGATGAAGTGTTATCCCCTGTGCTCCAAATTTTTGAACATCTATAGCAATTTGTAATAAATTAGGAATATTCCCTCCTCTTGCATTTCTTAATGTGGCTATTTTATTTAAATTAACACTTAATTTAACCATTATAATTTATTGATAAAAATTAGAAGTTACTTGAATAAGTTACTTGAGTAACTTTTAAATCAAATTCTTTAGATGCTGTTAATAAATGATCAAAAACACTAGCTTGTATTTCTTCATATTTTATAGATTCCGATGTTTTTGTAAAACAATATAATTCTATAGGTAATCCATAAGGAGTAGGATCTAAATATCTTACCATTAAAGTTTCTGATTGAGAAATTTTAGGATGTTGATATAAATACTCTAAAGCATATTGACGAAAAAGACCAAGATTAGTTAATCTTCTTCCATTAATATCCAAAGTAAGATCAATATTTTTTTTTTTATTAAAAATTTCTATTTCTTTTTTTTTTTTATAAATATAATTTTTTATTAAATAAAAATTTTTAAAATTTTCTAATTTATCTGAATTACAAAAATAAAATGATTGAATATTAAATAATATAGATTTTTTAATTCTTCGTATATTTTTTTTACGCATTACTTCAAAATTAGTAACAGCTGTAGAAATTAAATCATATGTAGGGACACTGGTAATAGTTTTATCAAAATTTTCTATTTTTGCAGAAGTTAAATTAATTTCTCTCACAGTTCCTTCTATATTATATTTATGAATACCAATCCAATCACCTACTTTAATCATTTTTGTTGAAGACATTTGTACACCTGAAACAAATCCTAAAATTATATCTCTAAATACTAATATCACAATAGCTGTTATAGCTCCTAAACTTGTT
This genomic window contains:
- a CDS encoding alpha/beta fold hydrolase; protein product: MILYSKIFGNGLPILVFHGLFGNGDNWISFAKKFSKNYQVHLVDIRNHGNSFSSKEMNYDLISKDILKYINHYKLKNIIMLGHSMGGKAVMHFSLSYPLIPKKIIIVDISPRAYLLNNNKNIIQILKNVNFNIINTRKDLNNFLKPFIKDIKIRSFFSKSTFIKKNGKLAFRFFLFGIEKNYFHLIQEKINYSNTYNHPILFLRGKNSNYILNKDYSLIKKFFPKAEIIIIKKSSHWIHIDNPIDFYKVIDNFLTLNKI
- a CDS encoding mechanosensitive ion channel family protein, with amino-acid sequence MNEMIDNFNLKKWITITIFLISKFFLFFILLIILELIFNKSIRFIGKKIVISTNFHWYNILYENKVFDSLAHCFTLFIGFIFISIFFENYPTIIFYIKKIFDIVFVLIILQFLIRVINSIMKITTNENNHQTIAVRSFFQLLKIIFIIFCVLVIISILTKNDIITVLTSLGAITAIVILVFRDIILGFVSGVQMSSTKMIKVGDWIGIHKYNIEGTVREINLTSAKIENFDKTITSVPTYDLISTAVTNFEVMRKKNIRRIKKSILFNIQSFYFCNSDKLENFKNFYLIKNYIYKKKKEIEIFNKKKNIDLTLDINGRRLTNLGLFRQYALEYLYQHPKISQSETLMVRYLDPTPYGLPIELYCFTKTSESIKYEEIQASVFDHLLTASKEFDLKVTQVTYSSNF
- a CDS encoding pyridoxine 5'-phosphate synthase translates to MVKLSVNLNKIATLRNARGGNIPNLLQIAIDVQKFGAQGITLHPRPDERHITYKDVYDIHSIITTELNIEGNPIDKFMKLVLDVVPDQVTLVPDSINAITSNSGWNTIRYKNFLTEKVHQLKNIGIRTSIFLDPNPKLVSSVAKIGADRIELYTGPFSLGYANNKLNSINPYIITAKEANKHHLLINAGHDLNLENISFLIKKIPNIVEVSIGHSLISDSIYMGLEKTIQMYLKKINQFYIKDN